One window from the genome of Pantoea cypripedii encodes:
- the moaD gene encoding molybdopterin synthase sulfur carrier subunit, producing the protein MIKVLFFAQVRELTGTSALELTPEYADVAALRHALAAKNDRWALALESGKLLAAVNQTLVPMSHPLRAGDEVAFFPPVTGG; encoded by the coding sequence ATGATTAAGGTACTGTTTTTTGCTCAGGTCCGTGAGTTGACCGGCACCAGCGCGCTGGAACTGACGCCTGAATACGCCGATGTGGCGGCATTGCGCCATGCGCTGGCAGCGAAAAACGATCGCTGGGCGCTGGCGCTGGAGTCAGGCAAATTGCTGGCGGCGGTCAATCAAACTCTGGTGCCGATGAGCCACCCGCTGCGTGCCGGTGATGAAGTGGCTTTTTTCCCACCGGTGACCGGAGGTTAA
- the moaB gene encoding molybdenum cofactor biosynthesis protein B, which yields MGKSSGDFVAINAAVLTVSDSRDASNDTSGDYLREALTEAGHQVVDHAIVADNRYRIRATVSSWIASEDVQVVIVNGGTGFNSKNSTPEALLPLFDREIEGFGELFRMISYEEIGSATLQSRAVAGMANQTLIFAVPGSSNACRSAWERIIVDQLDARTRPCNFVSHLKKL from the coding sequence ATGGGTAAATCTTCCGGCGACTTTGTTGCCATCAACGCTGCGGTGCTGACCGTTTCTGACAGCCGTGATGCCAGTAACGACACCTCAGGTGATTATTTGCGTGAGGCACTGACCGAAGCAGGACATCAGGTGGTTGATCACGCGATCGTCGCGGATAACCGTTATCGCATTCGCGCCACAGTGTCGAGCTGGATCGCCAGTGAAGATGTTCAGGTGGTGATCGTCAACGGCGGTACCGGTTTTAACAGCAAAAACAGCACGCCAGAAGCGCTGCTGCCGCTGTTTGATCGCGAGATCGAAGGGTTTGGCGAACTGTTCCGCATGATCTCATACGAAGAGATCGGCAGCGCCACCTTGCAGTCACGCGCGGTGGCAGGCATGGCAAATCAGACGCTGATCTTTGCCGTACCCGGTTCCAGCAACGCCTGCCGCAGTGCCTGGGAACGCATTATCGTCGATCAGCTGGATGCGCGTACCCGTCCCTGTAATTTTGTCTCTCATTTGAAGAAGTTGTAA
- the moaC gene encoding cyclic pyranopterin monophosphate synthase MoaC — protein sequence MSSLTHINAAGEAHMVDVSGKTETVREAQAEALVLMKPETLQMIIDGSHHKGDVFATARIAGIQAAKRTWELIPLCHPLMLSKVEVTLVAEPEHSRVRVTSRCRLTGKTGVEMEALTAASVAALTIYDMCKAVQKDIVIDQLRLLSKSGGKSGDFQAVQHD from the coding sequence ATGTCCTCGTTAACCCATATCAATGCCGCTGGCGAAGCCCATATGGTGGATGTCTCCGGCAAAACCGAAACGGTCCGTGAAGCTCAGGCGGAAGCGCTGGTGCTGATGAAACCGGAAACGCTGCAAATGATCATTGATGGCAGCCACCATAAAGGCGATGTGTTCGCGACGGCGCGCATCGCGGGTATTCAGGCCGCCAAGCGGACCTGGGAGCTGATCCCGCTGTGCCATCCGCTGATGCTCAGCAAAGTCGAGGTGACGCTGGTGGCTGAGCCGGAGCACAGCCGGGTGCGCGTGACCTCGCGTTGCCGCCTCACCGGCAAGACCGGTGTCGAAATGGAAGCGCTGACCGCCGCCTCGGTCGCGGCGCTGACCATCTATGACATGTGCAAAGCGGTACAAAAAGACATCGTCATCGATCAGTTGCGTTTGCTGAGCAAAAGCGGCGGCAAATCCGGTGATTTTCAGGCGGTGCAGCATGATTAA
- a CDS encoding endonuclease/exonuclease/phosphatase family protein: MPQNAHGFSFKVLTINTHKGFTSFNRRFILPELRDAVRATSADIVFMQEVMGTHAIHSLHIENWPETSHYEFIADSMWHDYAYGRNAVYPEGHHGNAILSRFPIIEYENRDISVAGGENRGMLHCQIGLPGQPQSLHVICVHLGLREPHRRAQMRMMCEVIAALPPDAPLVVAGDFNDWQVRANKFLKRHAGLDEVFSIQHGRPARTFPARFPLLRLDRIYVRNASVSQPWALPVKPWSHLSDHAPLAVEIFL, encoded by the coding sequence ATGCCACAAAATGCGCACGGATTTTCATTTAAAGTCCTGACAATCAATACCCACAAAGGGTTCACCAGCTTCAATCGCCGCTTTATCCTGCCAGAGTTGCGCGACGCCGTGCGTGCCACCTCGGCAGATATTGTCTTCATGCAGGAGGTAATGGGCACCCATGCCATTCATTCATTACATATTGAAAACTGGCCGGAAACCTCACATTACGAGTTTATCGCCGACAGCATGTGGCACGATTATGCCTATGGTCGCAACGCCGTCTACCCCGAAGGTCATCACGGGAACGCGATATTGTCACGTTTTCCCATCATTGAGTATGAAAATCGCGATATTTCCGTTGCCGGTGGTGAAAATCGCGGCATGTTGCACTGCCAAATTGGTCTGCCGGGGCAGCCACAGTCACTGCATGTCATCTGCGTGCATCTCGGCCTGCGTGAACCGCATCGCCGGGCGCAGATGCGCATGATGTGCGAAGTGATCGCCGCGCTGCCACCCGATGCCCCTCTGGTGGTGGCGGGTGATTTTAACGACTGGCAGGTGCGTGCCAATAAGTTCCTTAAGCGCCACGCCGGGCTGGACGAGGTGTTCAGTATTCAGCATGGCCGCCCGGCCCGCACTTTCCCGGCACGTTTCCCGCTGCTGCGCCTGGATCGTATTTATGTGCGCAATGCTTCCGTCAGCCAGCCCTGGGCGCTACCGGTGAAACCCTGGTCACACCTGTCCGATCACGCACCGCTGGCCGTGGAGATTTTCCTGTGA
- a CDS encoding Bax inhibitor-1/YccA family protein has translation MDRYPRNDSIVQQASAGLQTYMAQVYGWMTCGLLLTAFVSWFAARTPAVMELVFANRMTFFGLIIVQLGVVFVLSGMVQRLSGAVATALFMLYSALTGLTIASIFLVYTYSSIASTFFVTAGMFGAMSFYGYTTKRDLSRFGSLLFMALIGIVLASLVNFWLKSPALMWAITYIGVVVFVGLTAYDTQKLKAIGETINVDDKENLRRFSIMGALTLYLDFINLFLMLLRIFGNRR, from the coding sequence ATGGACCGATATCCACGTAACGATTCAATCGTGCAGCAGGCCTCCGCCGGGCTGCAAACCTATATGGCGCAGGTGTATGGCTGGATGACCTGTGGTTTGCTGCTGACGGCGTTTGTTTCCTGGTTTGCCGCCCGCACACCGGCAGTGATGGAGCTGGTGTTTGCTAACCGCATGACCTTCTTTGGCCTGATCATTGTGCAGCTGGGGGTGGTATTTGTACTGTCCGGGATGGTGCAGCGTCTGAGCGGTGCAGTGGCGACGGCGTTATTTATGCTGTATTCGGCGCTTACCGGCCTGACGATTGCCAGCATTTTCCTTGTTTACACCTATTCGTCTATCGCCAGCACCTTCTTTGTTACTGCCGGGATGTTTGGTGCCATGAGCTTTTATGGCTACACCACAAAACGTGACCTCAGCCGTTTTGGCAGCCTGCTGTTTATGGCGCTGATTGGTATTGTGCTGGCGTCGCTGGTTAACTTCTGGCTGAAAAGTCCGGCGCTGATGTGGGCTATCACCTATATCGGCGTGGTGGTGTTTGTCGGCCTGACCGCCTATGACACCCAGAAGCTGAAAGCGATTGGCGAAACGATAAATGTGGATGATAAAGAGAATCTGCGTCGCTTCTCGATTATGGGTGCGCTGACGTTGTATCTCGATTTCATCAACCTGTTCCTGATGCTGCTGCGGATTTTCGGTAACCGCCGCTAA
- the moaE gene encoding molybdopterin synthase catalytic subunit MoaE, whose amino-acid sequence METRIRVGHEAFSVAEEYAWLSAHDSDGAVVTFTGKVRNHNLGDSVAALTLEHYPGMTEKALAEIVADARQRWALQQVSVIHRVGALFPGDEIVFVGVSSAHRSTAFAAAEFIMDYLKTRAPFWKREATTAGERWVDARDSDHQAAERWK is encoded by the coding sequence ATGGAAACCCGCATTCGTGTCGGCCACGAGGCGTTCAGCGTGGCAGAGGAGTATGCCTGGCTGTCAGCGCATGACAGCGATGGGGCGGTCGTGACCTTCACCGGCAAAGTCCGCAATCACAACCTCGGTGACAGCGTGGCCGCGCTGACGCTGGAACATTATCCGGGCATGACGGAGAAAGCGCTGGCTGAAATCGTTGCTGACGCCCGTCAGCGCTGGGCGCTGCAACAGGTATCGGTGATTCATCGTGTCGGAGCGTTATTTCCCGGCGACGAAATCGTGTTTGTCGGTGTCAGCAGCGCGCATCGCAGCACCGCCTTTGCCGCGGCCGAGTTCATCATGGATTACCTGAAAACCCGTGCGCCATTCTGGAAGCGTGAAGCGACCACCGCAGGTGAGCGCTGGGTGGATGCGCGTGATAGCGACCATCAGGCAGCGGAACGCTGGAAGTAA
- a CDS encoding gluconeogenesis factor YvcK family protein, whose translation MNRTLADLDRVVALGGGHGLGRVMSALAPLGSRLTGIVTTTDNGGSTGRIRRSEGGIAWGDMRNCINQLITEPSVASAMFEYRFTGNGELAGHNLGNLILKALDHLSVRPLEAINIIRNLLKVDAFLIPMSEQPVDLVAQDDEGNMVYGETAIDEMQQAPQELMLHPNVVPTREALDAIAEADLILIGPGSFYTSLMPILLMEEMARALRRTPATMVFIGNLGRELSPAAASLTVADKLAIMEKAIGKRVIDAVIVSPAADIRGVEERLIVREPLEAADIKYRHDRQLLRVALEHAIQAF comes from the coding sequence ATGAATCGTACCCTGGCAGATTTGGATCGTGTGGTGGCGCTGGGCGGCGGGCACGGTCTGGGTCGTGTGATGTCTGCGCTGGCACCGCTTGGCTCGCGTCTGACCGGTATTGTTACCACCACCGACAACGGCGGTTCGACCGGACGCATCCGCCGTTCAGAAGGCGGCATTGCCTGGGGCGATATGCGTAACTGCATCAACCAGTTGATCACCGAACCGAGTGTCGCCTCAGCGATGTTTGAATATCGCTTCACCGGTAATGGCGAACTGGCCGGTCACAACCTCGGCAACCTGATCCTGAAAGCGCTTGACCATCTCAGCGTGCGGCCGCTGGAAGCCATCAACATCATTCGCAACCTGCTGAAAGTTGATGCCTTTTTGATTCCGATGTCCGAACAGCCTGTCGATCTGGTGGCCCAGGATGATGAAGGCAATATGGTGTACGGCGAAACCGCGATTGATGAGATGCAGCAGGCCCCGCAGGAGCTGATGCTGCATCCTAATGTGGTCCCGACCCGTGAAGCGCTGGACGCGATTGCCGAAGCGGATCTGATCCTGATTGGCCCCGGCAGTTTCTACACCAGCCTGATGCCGATTCTGCTGATGGAAGAAATGGCGCGCGCACTGCGCCGCACCCCGGCGACCATGGTATTTATCGGTAATCTTGGCCGTGAACTCAGCCCGGCAGCGGCCAGCCTGACCGTGGCGGACAAACTGGCGATCATGGAAAAAGCGATTGGTAAACGGGTGATTGATGCCGTGATCGTCAGCCCGGCGGCGGATATTCGCGGTGTGGAGGAGCGTTTAATCGTGCGCGAACCGCTGGAGGCCGCCGATATTAAATATCGACATGACCGCCAGCTGCTGCGCGTGGCACTGGAACATGCCATCCAGGCGTTTTGA
- a CDS encoding lysylphosphatidylglycerol synthase domain-containing protein gives MSKKHPRWQRVKKILTWLFFIAVIVLLVVYARKVNWDDVIDVIVNYNRTVILSAIALVVVSYLTYGVYDLIGRAYCGHKLAKRQVMLVSFICYAFNLTLSTWVGGVAMRYRLYSRLGLPGGTITRIFSLSIATNWLGYILLAGVVFTAGMVPIPQGWFVGGQTLRIIGGCLLTGVALYLWACAFAKKRHWTVKGQHLQLPSLRMALFQFAVSCANWMVMGAIIWLLLAQQVDYPVVLGVLLISSIAGVIIHIPAGIGVLEAVFLALLSGQHTSHGTIIAALLAYRVLYFILPLLLALVLYLWLESRAKHLRQKNERRMEKSTPSENGT, from the coding sequence ATGAGTAAAAAACATCCTCGCTGGCAGCGGGTGAAGAAAATTCTTACCTGGCTCTTTTTCATCGCGGTGATTGTGCTGCTGGTGGTGTATGCCCGCAAAGTGAACTGGGATGACGTTATTGATGTGATCGTCAATTACAACCGCACGGTGATCCTCAGTGCTATCGCGCTGGTGGTGGTCAGTTACCTGACCTACGGCGTTTATGATTTGATTGGCCGCGCCTACTGCGGGCACAAACTCGCCAAACGCCAGGTGATGCTGGTGTCATTTATCTGCTATGCCTTCAACCTGACGCTCAGTACCTGGGTGGGTGGCGTGGCAATGCGTTATCGCCTGTATTCACGGCTGGGTTTACCCGGTGGCACCATCACGCGGATTTTTTCGCTTAGCATCGCCACCAACTGGCTGGGTTATATCCTGCTGGCAGGCGTGGTGTTTACCGCCGGGATGGTGCCGATTCCCCAGGGCTGGTTTGTTGGCGGACAGACGCTGCGCATCATTGGGGGCTGCCTGCTGACGGGCGTCGCGTTGTATCTGTGGGCCTGTGCCTTTGCCAAAAAACGTCACTGGACAGTGAAAGGCCAGCACCTGCAACTGCCTTCGCTGCGCATGGCGCTGTTTCAGTTTGCGGTATCCTGCGCCAACTGGATGGTGATGGGGGCGATTATCTGGCTGCTGCTGGCGCAGCAGGTTGACTACCCGGTGGTGCTGGGCGTATTGCTGATTAGCAGCATCGCGGGGGTGATTATCCATATCCCGGCCGGGATTGGCGTGCTGGAAGCCGTATTCCTGGCGCTGCTTAGCGGACAACATACGTCGCACGGCACCATTATCGCGGCATTGCTGGCTTATCGCGTGTTGTATTTTATTTTGCCGCTGCTGCTGGCGCTGGTGCTGTATCTGTGGCTGGAAAGTCGCGCAAAACATCTGCGGCAGAAGAATGAACGCAGGATGGAAAAATCCACGCCGTCAGAAAACGGCACCTGA
- the moaA gene encoding GTP 3',8-cyclase MoaA has product MSQFTDSYARSFYYLRLSVTDVCNFRCTYCLPEGYKPQGTRNKSFLSLDEIRRVTRAFAAAGTEKVRLTGGEPSLRRDFTDIIAAVRENDAIRQIAVTTNGYRLARDVREWRAAGLTALNVSIDSLDARQFHAITGQDKFHQVMAGIDAAFEAGFAQVKVNSVLMRDVNSHSLDTFLQWIRTRPIQLRFIELMETGEGSDLFRRHHISGEVIRDQLLMQGWQRQPRGRSDGPAQVFRHPDYQGEIGLIMPYAKDFCASCNRLRVSAIGNLHLCLFGDGGVPLRDLLASDDQQSELQARIAHSLGQKKQTHFLHQGNTGITQNLSFIGG; this is encoded by the coding sequence GTGTCACAATTTACAGATAGCTACGCGCGCAGCTTTTATTATCTGCGCTTGTCGGTCACGGACGTGTGTAACTTCCGTTGTACCTATTGCCTGCCCGAGGGCTACAAACCTCAGGGAACGCGCAATAAAAGTTTTCTCTCGCTGGATGAAATCCGTCGTGTGACGCGCGCTTTTGCCGCCGCGGGCACTGAAAAAGTGCGCCTGACGGGTGGCGAACCCTCCTTACGTCGTGATTTCACCGACATCATTGCCGCAGTGCGCGAAAATGACGCCATTCGTCAGATTGCTGTCACCACCAACGGTTATCGCCTGGCGCGTGATGTCCGGGAATGGCGTGCTGCCGGGCTGACCGCCCTTAATGTCAGCATCGATAGCCTTGATGCCCGCCAGTTTCACGCCATCACCGGGCAGGATAAGTTTCATCAGGTCATGGCCGGGATTGATGCCGCTTTTGAAGCCGGTTTTGCCCAGGTGAAAGTCAACAGCGTGCTGATGCGCGATGTCAACAGCCACAGCCTCGACACTTTTCTCCAGTGGATCCGTACCCGACCGATCCAGCTACGTTTTATCGAGCTGATGGAAACCGGGGAGGGCAGCGATCTGTTCCGCCGTCACCATATCTCGGGTGAGGTGATCCGCGACCAGCTGCTGATGCAAGGTTGGCAGCGTCAGCCGCGCGGCCGTAGCGATGGCCCAGCGCAGGTGTTTCGCCATCCCGATTATCAGGGTGAGATCGGCCTGATCATGCCGTATGCCAAAGATTTTTGTGCCAGCTGCAATCGCCTGCGCGTGTCGGCGATTGGCAACCTGCATCTGTGCCTGTTTGGTGACGGCGGGGTTCCGCTGCGCGATCTGCTGGCATCCGACGATCAGCAGAGCGAACTACAGGCCCGCATTGCACACAGCCTTGGGCAGAAAAAGCAGACGCATTTTCTGCATCAGGGCAACACCGGTATTACACAAAATCTTTCCTTCATTGGTGGCTAA
- a CDS encoding YbhQ family protein, giving the protein MKWSNRVQIVTGQTCVHIAMHLLVIAALVWGWKHKALVEVSSTLVAAYVVVFITMLVTQRSARLRMLGDSLEEVTTTYYFGAAMLTLFLVSRIIHNNLLLGCLGVVMLVGPAVVSLLAKEPAQRVEKKRS; this is encoded by the coding sequence ATGAAATGGTCTAATCGTGTTCAGATTGTTACCGGACAAACCTGTGTTCATATTGCCATGCACCTGCTGGTAATTGCGGCGCTGGTCTGGGGCTGGAAACATAAGGCGCTGGTTGAAGTGAGCAGTACCCTGGTGGCGGCTTACGTTGTGGTGTTTATCACCATGCTGGTCACGCAGCGTAGTGCCCGTTTGCGTATGCTTGGCGATTCTCTGGAAGAGGTGACCACCACCTACTACTTCGGCGCAGCCATGCTGACGCTGTTCCTGGTTTCACGCATCATCCATAACAACCTGCTGCTGGGTTGTCTTGGCGTGGTGATGCTGGTGGGACCGGCGGTGGTATCGCTGCTGGCCAAAGAGCCAGCCCAGCGCGTGGAGAAGAAGCGCAGTTAA
- a CDS encoding DUF1615 domain-containing protein, protein MKTTVIFKRAALLALLVLAGCSTEKPPQAPVRQPTDVKAQIRQLLPSHVTQKADWADDIYTAFRTQQLDPSVSNLCAVIAIADQESNFSAEAAVPGLPKIAWGEIDRRAAKLHIPAFVVRTALLIKSPNGESYAARLDKVRSEKDLSAIFDDFIDMVPMGQKLFGNLNPIHTGGPMQVSIAFAEAHAKGYPWPVDGSIRREVFTRHGGMYFGIMHLLGYPADYSAPLYRFADFNAGWYASRNAAFQAAVSRASGIKLALDGDLIQYGSDAAGSTELAVRTLSKQLDMSNREIRRDLEKGEQPGFSDSVLWKQLFTLADKMAGKRLPREMLPGIKLESPKITRNLTTAWFAQRVDSRYQQCLTRR, encoded by the coding sequence ATGAAAACCACCGTGATCTTCAAACGTGCCGCGTTACTGGCCTTGCTGGTGCTGGCGGGTTGTAGCACTGAAAAGCCACCGCAGGCTCCGGTGCGCCAGCCAACGGACGTCAAGGCGCAAATCCGCCAGCTGCTGCCCAGCCATGTTACGCAGAAAGCCGACTGGGCCGATGATATCTACACGGCCTTTCGCACCCAACAGCTTGATCCCAGCGTCAGTAACCTGTGCGCGGTGATCGCCATCGCCGATCAGGAATCCAACTTCAGCGCGGAAGCCGCTGTGCCGGGGCTACCGAAAATCGCCTGGGGCGAAATCGATCGCCGCGCGGCGAAGCTGCATATTCCCGCTTTCGTGGTGCGTACCGCGTTACTGATTAAATCACCCAACGGTGAAAGCTATGCTGCGCGTCTCGACAAAGTCCGTAGCGAGAAAGATCTGAGCGCCATCTTTGATGACTTTATCGATATGGTGCCGATGGGACAAAAATTGTTCGGCAACCTCAACCCGATTCACACCGGGGGGCCGATGCAGGTCAGCATCGCCTTTGCTGAGGCGCACGCTAAAGGCTATCCGTGGCCGGTGGACGGCTCGATTCGCCGTGAAGTCTTTACCCGACACGGCGGCATGTATTTTGGCATCATGCATCTGCTGGGCTATCCGGCGGATTACTCCGCGCCACTCTATCGCTTTGCGGATTTCAATGCCGGATGGTACGCCAGCCGCAACGCGGCGTTCCAGGCGGCAGTGTCGCGCGCCAGTGGCATCAAACTGGCGCTGGACGGTGATTTAATTCAATACGGTAGCGATGCCGCCGGATCAACCGAGCTGGCGGTGCGCACGCTGAGTAAGCAGCTGGATATGAGTAACCGGGAAATTCGCCGTGACCTGGAGAAGGGGGAGCAACCCGGCTTCAGCGACAGCGTGCTATGGAAACAGCTTTTCACCCTGGCGGACAAAATGGCGGGCAAACGTCTGCCGCGTGAAATGCTGCCGGGCATTAAGCTGGAAAGTCCTAAAATTACCCGTAATCTCACCACGGCGTGGTTTGCCCAGCGTGTGGATAGCCGTTATCAACAGTGTTTGACGCGCCGTTGA
- the clsB gene encoding cardiolipin synthase ClsB, with the protein MNFNWRDGNQLRLLENGEAFFPRVMRAIQRAERTVLLETFILFEDQVGTALHRELLAAAQRGVRVEVMVDGYGSHELSASYINSLTAAGVRFIFYDPRPLVLGMRTNVFRRLHRKTVVIDDTIAFVGGINFSAEHNRDFGPEAKQDYAVEVKGPVVLDIARYVQQAIGSTQVTRRWWGTHSHRPALNALPGDAQVLFVFRDNNDHRDDIEQHYLDMLRKAKQDVIIANAYFFPGYRLLREMRHAAQRGVRVRLVVQGEPDMPIVKVGAELLYNYLVDAGVEVYEYCRRPLHAKIAVQDSQWSTVGSSNLDPLSLSLNLEANLMIHDRHFNQTLRNNLEQLLQQDCERVQDDKLPPRTWWQLTKSVMVFHFLRHFPAIAGWLPAHTPRLAQVAPPVQPELETQDRVETDNEGAKP; encoded by the coding sequence GTGAATTTTAACTGGCGTGATGGCAACCAGCTGCGTCTGCTGGAGAATGGTGAAGCCTTCTTTCCCCGCGTGATGAGGGCGATTCAGCGTGCTGAACGCACCGTGCTGCTGGAGACGTTTATCCTGTTTGAGGATCAGGTGGGTACGGCGCTCCATCGCGAATTACTGGCGGCAGCCCAGCGCGGTGTCAGGGTCGAGGTGATGGTGGACGGTTATGGTTCGCACGAACTTTCCGCCAGCTACATCAATAGCCTGACCGCCGCAGGCGTGCGTTTTATCTTTTATGACCCACGCCCGCTGGTGCTGGGGATGCGCACCAACGTCTTCCGTCGTCTGCACCGCAAAACCGTGGTGATTGATGACACCATCGCCTTTGTCGGTGGCATCAATTTTTCCGCCGAACACAACCGTGATTTCGGTCCGGAGGCCAAACAGGATTACGCCGTCGAAGTGAAAGGACCGGTGGTGCTGGATATCGCACGCTACGTGCAGCAGGCCATCGGCAGCACACAGGTTACCCGGCGCTGGTGGGGGACGCACTCGCATCGCCCGGCGCTGAATGCCCTGCCCGGCGATGCGCAGGTGTTGTTTGTCTTTCGCGACAACAATGACCACCGCGATGATATCGAACAGCATTACCTCGATATGCTGCGCAAAGCAAAACAGGATGTGATCATCGCTAACGCTTACTTCTTCCCCGGTTATCGCCTGCTGCGCGAGATGCGTCACGCGGCACAGCGTGGCGTGCGCGTGCGGCTGGTGGTGCAGGGTGAACCGGATATGCCGATTGTGAAAGTCGGCGCTGAGCTGCTTTACAACTATCTGGTCGATGCTGGCGTGGAGGTTTACGAATATTGCCGCCGCCCGCTGCATGCCAAGATTGCGGTGCAGGACAGCCAATGGTCAACCGTGGGGTCCAGCAATCTCGATCCGCTCAGCCTGTCGCTGAATCTGGAGGCCAACCTGATGATCCACGATCGCCATTTCAATCAGACGCTGCGCAACAACCTGGAGCAGCTGCTGCAACAGGATTGCGAGCGGGTGCAGGACGATAAACTGCCGCCGCGGACCTGGTGGCAGCTGACCAAGAGCGTGATGGTGTTCCACTTTTTGCGCCACTTCCCGGCGATTGCCGGTTGGTTACCCGCCCATACGCCGCGTCTGGCGCAGGTCGCTCCCCCGGTACAACCGGAACTGGAAACCCAGGATCGGGTGGAAACCGACAACGAAGGAGCCAAGCCCTGA